One Pseudorasbora parva isolate DD20220531a chromosome 8, ASM2467924v1, whole genome shotgun sequence DNA window includes the following coding sequences:
- the LOC137084591 gene encoding alpha-2-macroglobulin-like isoform X1 has protein sequence MAFSKLCVWKGLLLVSFFFLSVHGQTSGPSFMVTFPAVIESGSEAKLCASLLKPNESLVMNIHLVHGNQNTLLLQEKVEEEFHRCFNFQTPQVKAESVQTMKVELQGENFIMNQERKVLFRRYNPLTFIQTDKPIYIPGQTVNFRVVTLDTKLVPFDQKYSAVVLEDSQYNRIGQWTNISSTRWILQLSHELNPEAREGIYRLKAFIGERMINYNFEVKKYVLPKFEVTMKAPKEISFGDSDMNIVLCGKYTFKQPVAGKAWVNVCREPLKYISRPNLISQCLIETTEISEMGCASFTLDTSVFFNSKNDRYLEEYLTVKGNVTEEGTETTMERSETIRLTYESGKATFTELPEIYQHGSIIEGKIKLAYLNGRPLQNKEVYLLEGKKWASKLLLNLTTDSDGLASFSLNTSNLSKSDINLMASAYPVFQFQRFNVLYFSTEEKSVQLFQPATPYTPTLSELVIENTEQPLKCDSEFTATIKYYFVGETVEDFKTDIVYMVLSKGVIVHHGYEKVEAKSSNGVATGTVSFKLSVSADLAPVLQILAYCVLPSENVVASSKNFDVEKCFKNKVSLQFSPDKAVPGEKNTLQLSAQPGSLCGLSAVDQSVLILKSGERLDADKVFNLLPVQSVSSYPYNAVDTPECLEVRPRRAVSPDHVYDSLKKVGLKMATNLLVRQPLCLKFRGITYHRNYLLNTREYMFGVSGRPPPVETVRTFFPETWIWQLSEVGDSGSAQVPVTVPDTITSWETEAFCLSSEGLGLAPPAQLTVFQPFFLELSLPYSIIRGEIFELKATVFNYLSKCIMVKVTPAPSSDYTLKASSDDQYSSCLCANGRKTFKWILSPSVLGVMNITVSAEAEASQTVCDNEIVSVPERGRIDTVTRSLLVQAEGTEKTETRSWLLCPNGDSLSEEVTLTLPKDVIEGSARSSVSVIGDILGRALRNLHGLLRMPYGCGEQNMAVLSPNIYILQYLENTEQLTSAIRERATGFLKSGYQRQMNYKHSDGSYSTFGYGSGNTWLTAFVLRSFGKAQKYIFIDPQIIQSAKNWLISRRDTDGCFIQQGRLFNNRMKGGVNDNVTMTAYITASLLELETPVTDPVVTKGLSCLRSVIEDVKNTYTTALLAYTFSLARDTATRQQLFKKLEDVSISDGPHLHWSQSASADDSDSLAVEISSYVLLAALTADSVTTADLGYANRIVSWLVKQQNAYGGFSSTQDTVVALQALSLYATKVFSSDGSSTVTVQSAGDTHHFDVNQDNKLLYQEKQLQNVPAKYSLEVKGSTCVSVQMVQLYNIPTPTEAKTLSIDYKIEGDCKKTFGQYLLLNFTVKYDGPQARTNMVIVDIKLLSGFTADTSMLETRSTSSASLVERVDSKDDHVIMYLKEVPKNIPVSHQLQLKQVVPVKNLKPAVIKVYDYYQTSDLSETEYSSQCD, from the exons ATGGCTTTCAGCAAGCTTTGTGTTTGGAAAGGGCTCCTTttagtttctttcttcttcctCTCTGTACATGGACAAACCTCAGGGCC GTCTTTCATGGTGACATTTCCTGCAGTCATCGAGTCGGGATCTGAGGCCAAACTGTGTGCAAGTCTTCTCAAGCCCAATGAAAGCCTTGTCATGAACATTCATCTGGTTCATGGTAACCAGAACACTTTACTGCTACAGGAGAAAGTTGAGGAAGAGTTTCATCGCTGCTTTAACTTTCAG ACACCTCAGGTAAAAGCAGAATCAGTGCAGACAATGAAGGTTGAACTTCAGGGAGAGAACTTCATAATGAACCAAGAGAGAAAAGTCTTGTTTAGACGTTACAACCCTTTGACTTTTATCCAGACTGATAAACCCATCTATATTCCAGGACAAACAG TGAATTTCAGAGTTGTCACCCTGGATACAAAATTGGTACCCTTTGATCAGAAG TACAGTGCAGTCGTGCTGGAG GACAGCCAATATAACAGGATTGGTCAGTGGACAAATATTTCCTCAACAAGGTGGATATTGCAGCTCTCTCATGAGTTGAACCCAGAGGCTCGTGAAGGCATTTACAGACTGAAGGCTTTTATTGGTGAACGAATGATCAACTATAATTTTGAGGTGAAAAAGTATG TTTTACCTAAGTTTGAAGTTACCATGAAAGCTCCAAAAGAAATAAGTTTTGGTGATAGCGACATGAATATAGTGCTTTGCGGGAA ATACACATTTAAACAACCAGTGGCTGGTAAAGCATGGGTGAACGTATGCCGGGAAcctctgaaatatatttctcggCCCAACTTGATTTCACAATGTTTAATTGAAACCACTGAG ATAAGTGAGATGGGCTGTGCCTCCTTTACCTTGGACACATCAGTCTTTTTTAACTCTAAAAATGATAGATATCTGGAAGAATATCTTACTGTAAAAGGGAATGTAACAGAAGAAGGAACAG aaaCCACAATGGAGAGGTCTGAAACTATACGTCTAACATATGAAAGTGGTAAAGCTACGTTTACTGAGTTACCTGAAATTTATCAACATGGGTCGATTATTGAAGGAAAG aTCAAACTTGCATATTTGAATGGACGGCCTCTTCAAAACAAAGAGGTTTATCTTTTGGAGGGTAAAAAGTGGGCTTCAAAACTGCTCCTAAATCTGACTACAGACAGCGATGGACTAGCCAGTTTCTCTCTTAATACGTCTAATCTTTCTAAAAGTGATATTAACTTAATG GCTAGTGCATATCCAGTGTTTCAGTTTCAACGTTTTAATGTGCTTTACTtctctactgaagaaaaatcaGTTCAGCTCTTCCAGCCTGCCACTCCATACACCCCAACACTAAGTGAACTGGTTATAGAGAATACTGAGCAACCATTAAAGTGTGACTCTGAGTTTACAGCCACCATCAAGTATTATTTTGTTGGTGAGACTGTTGAAGACTTCAAAACTGACATAGTCTATATG GTTTTGTCCAAAGGAGTGATCGTTCATCATGGATATGAGAAGGTTGAAGCGAAGTCTTCAAATGGAGTAGCAACTGGCACAGTGTCATTCAAACTGTCTGTTAGTGCAGATCTGGCTCCTGTTCTGCAGATTCTGGCATACTGTGTTCTGCCCAGTGAAAATGTGGTTGCTAGTAGCAAAAATTTCGATGTTGAAAAGTGTTTCAAAAACAAG GTGTCTCTGCAGTTTTCTCCTGATAAAGCAGTTCCTGGTGAGAAAAACACTCTCCAGCTCTCAGCTCAGCCTGGCTCACTGTGCGGCCTCAGTGCTGTAGATCAGAGCGTCCTGATCCTGAAGTCAGGAGAACGTCTGGATGCGGACAAG GTTTTTAACCTGCTGCCAGTACAGTCAGTATCAAGTTATCCTTATAATGCTGTGGATACACCAGAGTGCCTAGAAGTTAGACCTCGCCGAGCTGTGTCACCAGACCATGTTTATGACAGCTTGAAG AAAGTGGGATTGAAGATGGCTACGAATTTGCTTGTGAGACAACCCCTTTGTCTGAAATTCCGTGGAATTACTTATCACAGAAACTATCTATTaa ATACTCGAGAATACATGTTTGGGGTGTCAGGCAGGCCACCTCCTGTGGAAACAGTTCGCACCTTTTTCCCAGAAACATGGATCTGGCAACTCAGTGAAGTGGG AGACTCTGGATCAGCTCAGGTTCCTGTCACGGTTCCTGACACCATCACCTCTTGGGAGACGGAGGCCTTCTGTCTGTCCTCTGAAGGTCTGGGTCTGGCTCCTCCGGCTCAGCTGACAGTTTTCCAGCCCTTCTTCCTGGAGCTCTCTCTGCCTTACTCCATCATCCGTGGGGAGATCTTTGAGCTGAAGGCCACTGTCTTCAACTATCTGTCCAAGTGCATCATG GTTAAAGTGACTCCAGCTCCTTCCTCAGACTACACTCTCAAAGCCTCCTCTGATGATCAGTATTCATCCTGTCTATGTGCTAACGGAAGAAAAACCTTTAAATGGATCCTCAGTCCTTCTGTTCTTG GAGTCATGAATATTACAGTCAGTGCAGAAGCAGAGGCATCCCAGACTGTGTGTGACAATGAGATTGTGAGCGTCCCAGAGAGAGGACGCATTGACACGGTCACACGAAGTCTGCTCGTACAG GCGGAAGGAACTGAAAAGACAGAGACTCGCAGCTGGTTACTGTGTCCAAATG GTGACAGTCTCTCAGAGGAAGTGACTCTGACTCTTCCTAAAGATGTGATAGAGGGATCAGCCAGATCCTCTGTTTCCGTCATTG GAGACATATTGGGTCGGGCACTGAGGAATCTTCACGGATTATTACGGATGCCGTACGGCTGTGGAGAGCAAAACATGGCTGTTCTTTCTCCCAATATTTACATTCTGCAGTATCTGGAGAACACGGAGCAGCTCACCTCAGCCATCAGAGAGAGAGCCACAGGCTTCCTGAAGAGCG GATACCAGAGACAAATGAACTACAAGCATTCTGATGGATCATACAGCACATTTGGTTATGGGAGTGGGAATacatg GTTGACTGCCTTTGTGCTGAGGTCCTTTGGCAAAGCACAGAAATACATATTCATTGATCCACAAATTATTCAGAGTGCAAAGAATTGGTTAATAAGCAGACGGGATACAGACGGCTGTTTTATCCAACAGGGAAGATTGTTCAACAACAGAATGAAG GGTGGAGTGAATGATAATGTGACCATGACGGCCTACATTACTGCATCATTGCTTGAACTGGAAACTCCCGTCACA GATCCTGTCGTCACTAAAGGTTTGTCATGTTTGAGGTCCGTCATTGAGGATGTCAAAAACACTTACACCACCGCTCTGCTCGCCTACACTTTCAGTCTGGCTAGAGACACGGCCACTCGACAGCAGCTTTTCAAGAAACTGGAGGATGTTTCTATTTCAGATG GGCCTCATCTCCACTGGTCTCAGTCTGCATCTGCTGATGACTCTGATTCTCTGGCAGTGGAGATCAGCTCATATGTGCTGCTAGCTGCTCTCACTGCAGATTCAGTCACTACAGCTGATCTGGGCTATGCTAACAGGATTGTCAGCTGGCTTGTGAAGCAGCAGAATGCCTATGGAGGATTCTCCTCCACACAG GACACAGTGGTGGCTCTTCAGGCTCTGTCTTTGTACGCCACCAAAGTGTTCAGCTCTGACGGCTCCAGCACAGTGACTGTACAGTCAGCAGGAGACACTCACCACTTTGATGTCAATCAGGACAACAAGTTACTGTACCAGGAGAAGCAGCTGCAGAACGTTCCAGCCAAATACAGCCTTGAAGTGAAGGGCTCCACCTGTGTGTCTGTGCAG ATGGTTCAGTTGTACAACATTCCCACTCCTACCGAAGCTAAAACATTGAGCATTGATTATAAGATTGAGGGAGACTGCAAGAAAACTTTTGGACAGTACCTATTGTTAAATTTCACTGTGAA atatGATGGTCCACAGGCAAGAACTAACATGGTCATTGTGGATATTAAACTCTTATCAGGATTCACAGCTGATACATCAATG CTTGAAACTCGAAGCACTTCAAGCGCATCACTTGTGGAACGGGTCGATTCTAAAGATGATCATGTCATCATGTATTTGAAAGAG GTTCCAAAAAATATTCCAGTCAGTCACCAGTTACAATTGAAACAGGTTGTTCCTGTGAAGAATCTCAAGCCAGCTGTGATTAAAGTGTATGATTACTACCAAACAA GTGATCTGTCGGAGACAGAGTATTCATCCCAATGTGATTGA